A stretch of the Syntrophales bacterium genome encodes the following:
- a CDS encoding bifunctional nuclease family protein, whose amino-acid sequence MLIEMRVSGLAIDPLTNTPIVILKDMEEKMAVPIWIGLFEASAIATELEKVSFSRPMTHDLLHNILVRLDVKVTKIEINDLKDNTFFANIYFLKDGSNVIVDSRPSDAIAIALRGNAPILVDEKVIEKSRKLDLGDKKVMSLDKLKEENLEEFLKSLSPEDFGKYKM is encoded by the coding sequence ATGTTAATAGAAATGAGGGTATCCGGTTTGGCGATAGATCCCTTGACGAATACACCCATAGTAATTTTAAAAGATATGGAGGAAAAAATGGCTGTTCCGATATGGATAGGGCTTTTTGAAGCAAGCGCCATAGCGACGGAATTGGAAAAGGTAAGTTTTTCCAGGCCGATGACCCATGATCTTTTACACAATATATTAGTGCGTCTTGACGTCAAGGTGACCAAAATCGAGATTAATGATTTAAAGGATAACACATTTTTTGCCAATATATATTTTCTGAAAGATGGGTCGAATGTTATTGTTGATTCCCGCCCCAGTGATGCAATTGCCATTGCTTTAAGGGGAAACGCCCCTATATTGGTAGATGAGAAGGTTATTGAAAAATCAAGGAAATTGGATCTGGGTGATAAAAAGGTGATGAGCCTGGATAAATTAAAAGAGGAAAATTTAGAAGAATTTTTGAAAAGTCTATCTCCGGAAGATTTTGGAAAGTATAAGATGTGA